In the Arachis stenosperma cultivar V10309 chromosome 8, arast.V10309.gnm1.PFL2, whole genome shotgun sequence genome, CAAGAGCTAGCTTCTCACTATGATGAAGTAACTGAATGGCCTTATCCTCATCATCCATCTCAAGCAATACCTCTGATACTCTCGGATTATACCCTTCCTTTCTAATTTCATCTACAATCTGATCCAATTTGTCATATATTTTCTCTGCTTCAGGGTGATTATAATCTCCCATAGAAAATTCACATACAGTGCCATCAACTTCAGTCCTACTACACCCTGGAGGCTTAGTTAATCCCCTTCTGTTCATCAACTCTCTCACCTCTGCTTTGTTACACCACTTCCCTGCAGACGCATAAACATTGCTAGCGAGTATGTAACTCCCACTATCATCATCAGCAGTTCTCCTTCGCAGTTTGAGGTGTTTCACGAGACGCCCTGCTCTGTCGGTATCCCCATGAAGTTTGCAGGCCCATATCAGGGTCCTCCAAAGAACTGCATCAGGCTTGATAGGCATTGTATTAATGAAATCCTCGGCTTCCTTCAAACGCCCTGCTCTCGCGAGGAGGTCCACCAGACAGCCAAAATGCTGAATTGTAGGCTCTATACCATAACGTTTTGGCACATCATTCAAAAACACATAAGCTTCATTAACCAAGCCTGAATTCCTACACGCTGAGAGAACCGCTGTCATTGTCCTCTCATCAGGTTCTATCCTACAGGTTTCCATCTCAGCAAACATCCCAATAGCTTCCTGGCACATTCCATGGCTAGCAAGGGCAGAGATCATTGCGGTCCAAACAAAAACATCCTTGTCCACAACATTGTCAAACACGTTCCGTGCACTCTCCAAGCACCCGCTTTTAGCATACATATCAACAAGGGCAGTGCCAACATTCGCCTTAGAATCAATCCTCTTCTCCTTCACAATCATGTGCACCTTCTTCCCCACACTCAAAGCTCCGGTTTCAGCACAGGCCCTCAAAACAGACATCACCGTGGCATCATTGACCTCTATCCCAGCCTTCAGCGTGCTATCAAACAAGGCCAAGGCGTCGACGTGGCGGTCAGCGTTGACAAGGCCATCAATCATTGAAGTCCAAGAAACCACATCCCTAAGAGGCATTCTATCAAACACCTCGCGAGCAAACCCCAACTCGCCAAATTCAGAATACATATGGATCAAGGCGTTCTGGATATACTGATCCGACCCAAAACCCGTCTTAGTGATGAGAGCATGGATCTGTTTACCTTGTGGGGTGAGTTTCAAGCGGGCGAGACACTTGAGGAGGAAGGGGTAAGTGAAGTTATCGGGTTGGGGTGGTTGGTGGTGGAGCAtggagaggaagagagagagggcgTGGAAGTGGTGGGTGGGGTCGGGGCTGCGGGAATAGGCGCGGATGATCGTGTTGTAGTAATAGGAGTTGGGGCGGGGGATGGAGCGGAGGAGGAGGCGAGCATAGGAGAGGTCGCCGCCGGGAGAGAGGGCGGCGAAAGTGAAGAGCTTGGAGACGTTGCGCGCTGCGTCGTCGTTTTGGGTGCCCCCTTTCAGGAGTTGCGCGTGGAATTGGAGCGCGTCGGACATGCTTCTCAGCTCCATCACAACACCACCCACTCATGGTCACTAGGCACCCACTCATGAGTCGGACATCTCTTCGTTTGGAATTACCAAGGTTCTCCAAGTACTGATTTACTGATTTATTACTTTAATCGGTTAAATTGTACTTAAactgaaaaaattattttataataaaataataaataaattataaataaacatctcaaatataattatagtcaaatataaattttaaaatattttttaaatttaaaatattatatcaattaaaatttaatataatttttaattttattaattattatttattatttattaattattatattattattgaacTCATTAAGAtagtaaaaaaacaaaaaaaaatattaaattaatcaaaccaataacaaatatttttttatctatttatttagttaattcaattaatttaattcatttatttctttattaaaaataaatatgataaatttatttttttttctaataaaacaCTAATcataatgaataaataaaaactctaccaaatttttaacaaaatttttaacacaattttaataaaaattaacaagattTTCAGCGAATCACAATTTTAGCAAAATTTTAgcataattttaataaaaattaataattttttttcaaaaatcaataaaaaaaatataatatggTTATAGAACTGCATATTGAAAGTTTAGGCTTAAGAAATTCAATTGAGCACTGAGCACCAATCTTTATCCACCGAGCATACTCACACATATTATATGGgtatatactataaatttttaaataatattcaaCTTTAATTAGGACTTAAATTCGGATACAGTTTGCAAGAggcatataaatatattatctGAGATAGGCTTTCTGTCACGGTTATAGACACACTCTAACGTTATCGTATCGATATTCGAACTTACTCAATCTCTTGAGTTAATACTAAATCAGCCTAATCTTCAATAGTTAACAAGAAAGCTAGGAATAAGAGAAAAGAAGTTTTGGTGAAAGAACACTTTATTACTGAAGAGAAAATAGTACATTTATTTTGGCTGAAAAATAGATTTATGAAAAATCTAC is a window encoding:
- the LOC130944718 gene encoding pentatricopeptide repeat-containing protein At4g21065-like, translating into MELRSMSDALQFHAQLLKGGTQNDDAARNVSKLFTFAALSPGGDLSYARLLLRSIPRPNSYYYNTIIRAYSRSPDPTHHFHALSLFLSMLHHQPPQPDNFTYPFLLKCLARLKLTPQGKQIHALITKTGFGSDQYIQNALIHMYSEFGELGFAREVFDRMPLRDVVSWTSMIDGLVNADRHVDALALFDSTLKAGIEVNDATVMSVLRACAETGALSVGKKVHMIVKEKRIDSKANVGTALVDMYAKSGCLESARNVFDNVVDKDVFVWTAMISALASHGMCQEAIGMFAEMETCRIEPDERTMTAVLSACRNSGLVNEAYVFLNDVPKRYGIEPTIQHFGCLVDLLARAGRLKEAEDFINTMPIKPDAVLWRTLIWACKLHGDTDRAGRLVKHLKLRRRTADDDSGSYILASNVYASAGKWCNKAEVRELMNRRGLTKPPGCSRTEVDGTVCEFSMGDYNHPEAEKIYDKLDQIVDEIRKEGYNPRVSEVLLEMDDEDKAIQLLHHSEKLALAYGLIRNRQGSKIRIVKNLRSCEDCHEFMKLVSKIYQREIIVRDRIRFHHFKNGDCSCKDHW